The Caloramator mitchellensis genome contains a region encoding:
- a CDS encoding DUF3298 and DUF4163 domain-containing protein produces the protein MKKIISALLIISIALINTGNAFALDQNSNAKEECKVTVRNFHYEKVTDVIKSNLDVPNIIGLKNLRIQRKINAMFIKDIFSFSRRIEKMALKAQKDGVLRNPYEAYTRFKVAFNCNCILSIPVTFYEYTGGAHGNTVIKAYNLNLKNGKTLGYKDIFKKGFDYKTIIVNEIQRQIKENKNDIPYFDDALDTVAKFTDEQPFYITSEGLVVYYGLYELAPYVAGIQEFTIPYSLLKDGLNEDLIKP, from the coding sequence ATGAAAAAAATAATATCAGCATTATTAATCATTTCAATTGCACTGATTAATACAGGCAATGCGTTTGCACTAGATCAAAACAGCAACGCAAAAGAAGAATGCAAAGTAACCGTAAGAAACTTTCACTATGAAAAAGTGACTGATGTAATTAAATCTAATCTTGATGTTCCAAATATTATTGGGCTTAAAAATTTACGTATTCAAAGAAAAATTAATGCAATGTTCATAAAAGACATTTTCAGCTTCAGCAGAAGAATTGAAAAAATGGCATTAAAGGCTCAAAAGGACGGCGTCTTAAGAAATCCCTATGAGGCATATACAAGATTTAAAGTGGCATTTAATTGCAACTGCATTTTAAGCATACCAGTTACTTTTTATGAATATACAGGCGGGGCCCATGGAAATACAGTTATTAAAGCATATAATCTAAACCTTAAAAACGGTAAAACATTGGGATATAAAGATATATTCAAAAAGGGATTTGACTATAAAACAATAATAGTAAATGAAATTCAAAGGCAAATTAAAGAAAATAAGAACGATATTCCATATTTTGATGATGCACTTGATACAGTTGCTAAATTTACAGATGAACAGCCATTTTATATTACAAGCGAAGGCCTTGTAGTATACTACGGACTATATGAACTGGCACCCTATGTTGCAGGAATACAGGAATTTACAATACCTTATAGTTTGCTAAAGGATGGATTAAATGAGGATTTAATAAAACCATGA
- a CDS encoding alpha-amylase family glycosyl hydrolase: MSFSSSSIGKIALLLKDKICLGEDMDYKVPSIWDSFGYTGDEKKVNDDGTITVNPYKFYYQCIEKIILPKLKEGVDYSRPLSKIKKERHEKGYRGGDWLKKSNVYGMQIRTSSAWDHDADGKLELTNKFGLKDTGTFIKTLVLLPLIKKMGFDAIYMLPITKNSMRYSKGEMGSPYAIKNFFEIDPNLKDNLLEDTTVEDEFKAFNEACHAFGIRTMIDIIPRTSARDSDLILEHPDWFYWIKLCDIDKYHPPTVEGFKPFTKADDDNVEAIYNDKEVKEHLKLFVPSPDKINPEKWQSIQKRCKEDKSLDFFDLIEKEFGITTAPAFSDCINDPQPPWSDVTYLRLYLDNPVKSAKFVDEKQPPYILFDIIRGNVFQGKIKNIELWNKIADIIPHYQRNFGIDGARIDMGHALPYELEQMLIGKPREFDEDFGFIAEELNNKADKKALKSGYNMIIGEYWWAEPRIKEGHFKKMIYDVSKLKLPVFATAETPDTPRAASREGGKDFSKFAAVINNFLPNTVPFITSGMEIFEVQPMNLGLDPQPNGRFMLPENDPLYGKLAFFDKYALHWNDAISNNMIELIEKISKIRRKYLKQLTMENFTKIRAGNESTIVIAYKIKKKNDRLLLVVGNGDFENSVSIKIDLDKLLDGPAIDIKTLFSSKNIMEKFKSGDKLIIKLLPGEVKILTLQ, from the coding sequence ATGAGTTTTAGCAGCTCTTCAATAGGGAAAATAGCATTGTTGCTTAAAGATAAGATTTGTTTAGGCGAAGATATGGATTACAAAGTTCCAAGTATTTGGGATTCATTTGGCTATACTGGAGATGAAAAAAAGGTTAATGATGATGGAACGATAACAGTAAATCCATATAAATTTTATTATCAATGTATCGAGAAAATCATATTGCCAAAGCTTAAAGAGGGAGTAGACTACAGTAGACCATTATCAAAAATAAAAAAAGAAAGACATGAAAAAGGCTATAGAGGTGGAGACTGGCTCAAAAAGAGCAATGTGTATGGTATGCAGATAAGAACATCTTCTGCATGGGACCATGATGCAGATGGGAAACTTGAACTTACAAATAAATTTGGTTTAAAGGATACAGGGACTTTTATTAAAACACTGGTTTTGTTACCACTTATAAAGAAAATGGGATTTGATGCAATTTATATGCTTCCAATTACAAAAAATAGCATGCGATATTCAAAGGGAGAGATGGGCTCACCCTATGCTATTAAGAATTTTTTTGAAATAGACCCTAATTTAAAGGACAATCTATTAGAAGATACAACAGTTGAGGATGAATTTAAGGCATTTAATGAGGCTTGTCATGCATTTGGAATAAGAACTATGATAGACATTATTCCAAGAACATCAGCGAGGGATTCTGACCTTATACTTGAACATCCAGACTGGTTCTATTGGATAAAGCTTTGCGACATCGATAAATATCATCCACCTACAGTAGAAGGTTTTAAACCATTTACAAAGGCTGATGACGATAATGTAGAAGCTATATATAACGATAAGGAAGTTAAGGAACATTTAAAATTGTTTGTTCCTTCTCCAGACAAGATAAATCCTGAAAAATGGCAAAGCATTCAGAAAAGATGCAAGGAAGATAAAAGTCTAGACTTTTTTGATTTGATAGAAAAGGAATTTGGAATTACAACTGCACCAGCTTTTTCTGATTGTATTAATGACCCACAACCACCTTGGAGTGATGTTACTTATTTAAGGCTGTATTTAGACAATCCAGTCAAATCAGCTAAATTTGTGGATGAAAAACAGCCCCCATATATTCTTTTTGATATAATAAGGGGAAATGTTTTTCAAGGTAAAATTAAAAATATTGAGCTTTGGAACAAAATTGCCGATATAATTCCTCATTATCAAAGAAATTTTGGAATTGATGGTGCTAGAATAGATATGGGGCATGCACTTCCCTATGAGCTTGAACAGATGTTAATAGGAAAACCAAGAGAATTCGATGAAGACTTCGGATTCATAGCTGAGGAACTTAACAACAAAGCCGATAAAAAGGCTCTTAAGTCTGGTTACAATATGATTATTGGTGAATACTGGTGGGCAGAACCAAGAATAAAGGAAGGTCATTTTAAGAAAATGATTTATGACGTTTCAAAATTAAAACTGCCAGTATTTGCAACAGCTGAGACACCTGATACACCAAGAGCAGCATCAAGGGAAGGTGGAAAAGACTTTTCAAAATTTGCTGCAGTTATTAATAATTTTTTACCAAACACTGTTCCATTCATTACATCTGGAATGGAAATATTTGAAGTTCAACCAATGAATTTAGGACTGGACCCTCAACCTAATGGAAGATTTATGCTCCCAGAGAATGACCCTCTTTACGGTAAACTTGCATTCTTTGATAAATATGCACTTCATTGGAATGATGCTATTTCAAATAATATGATTGAACTAATTGAGAAAATAAGCAAGATAAGAAGAAAGTATCTTAAACAACTTACTATGGAAAATTTTACAAAGATTAGAGCGGGAAACGAATCAACCATTGTTATAGCATATAAAATAAAGAAAAAGAATGATAGATTGCTGTTAGTTGTTGGAAACGGAGATTTTGAAAATAGCGTGAGCATCAAAATTGATTTAGATAAATTGTTGGATGGGCCAGCAATAGACATAAAAACATTATTCAGCTCAAAAAATATTATGGAAAAATTTAAATCAGGCGATAAGTTAATAATAAAGCTATTACCTGGAGAGGTTAAAATATTGACTTTACAATAA
- a CDS encoding superoxide dismutase family protein, whose amino-acid sequence MFCTFFKFPMMQNISNYAYAKIKGSSDYPQIFGWVFFYQTEQGVYVLADILGLPDYKIDEKTKRPIGPHGFHIHEFGNCEENYDAFIKTGGHYNPTNQPHGNHAGDFPVLFSNDGRAFIIFLTNKFKVDDIIGKSVIIHENPDDYRTQPAGDSGKRIACGVIRRY is encoded by the coding sequence ATGTTTTGCACTTTTTTTAAATTTCCAATGATGCAAAATATTTCAAATTATGCCTATGCAAAAATTAAAGGGAGTTCCGATTATCCTCAAATTTTCGGTTGGGTTTTCTTTTATCAAACCGAACAGGGTGTTTATGTCTTGGCTGACATCCTAGGCCTTCCTGATTACAAAATCGATGAAAAAACTAAAAGACCAATTGGTCCACATGGATTTCACATTCATGAATTTGGCAACTGTGAAGAAAACTATGATGCATTTATTAAGACAGGAGGCCATTATAATCCGACAAATCAGCCCCATGGCAACCATGCCGGTGATTTCCCAGTTCTATTTTCCAATGATGGTCGAGCCTTTATTATTTTTCTTACTAACAAATTCAAAGTTGATGACATTATAGGTAAATCAGTTATAATTCATGAAAATCCCGATGATTATAGAACACAACCTGCTGGAGATTCTGGAAAAAGAATCGCATGCGGAGTAATTAGAAGGTATTAG